From a region of the Thermus caldilimi genome:
- a CDS encoding phosphoribosyltransferase, with translation MERLVLSWEELLRLVRHLASRLQGEEFDLILGIARGGLIPTALLAQALGARDILTAAVMFYEGEATLSEPVFLQFPPDPLLFGKRVLVVDDVWDSGRTAWAVKARVRQAGGFPRVATLHFKPGRNQMPDEPDVYAEATEAWVVYPWAPEVWLKT, from the coding sequence ATGGAGAGGCTCGTTCTTTCCTGGGAGGAACTCCTTCGCCTGGTGCGCCACCTGGCCAGCAGGCTTCAGGGGGAGGAGTTTGACCTCATCCTGGGTATCGCCCGGGGTGGGCTCATCCCCACCGCCCTTCTGGCTCAGGCCCTGGGCGCACGGGACATCCTCACCGCGGCGGTGATGTTCTACGAGGGGGAGGCAACCCTCTCCGAGCCTGTCTTCTTGCAGTTTCCCCCAGACCCCCTGCTCTTCGGCAAGCGGGTTCTGGTGGTGGATGACGTCTGGGATTCGGGGCGGACGGCCTGGGCGGTGAAGGCCCGGGTCCGCCAGGCGGGTGGGTTTCCCCGGGTGGCCACCCTGCACTTCAAGCCCGGTCGGAACCAGATGCCGGACGAACCCGACGTGTACGCCGAGGCCACGGAGGCCTGGGTGGTCTACCCCTGGGCCCCAGAGGTTTGGCTAAAAACTTGA
- a CDS encoding response regulator has protein sequence MRVVLVEDHHLVRKGLRLLLEEGGHQVVAEFATAEEALAAPWEAEAVLLDLNLPGMGGLSALPGLAQRGKVLVVSMHDEPAYVARAFQFGAKGYLPKHALDQELLEALDRLGKGLRYLHPSLTEALLAGQATLGPEVLSEREKAVVALLAQGYSLSQVAERLGVSVKTASTYKGRAMNKLGLMDTPDLVRWAREHGLA, from the coding sequence ATGAGGGTGGTGCTGGTGGAGGACCACCACCTGGTGCGGAAGGGTTTGAGGCTCCTTCTGGAGGAAGGGGGCCACCAGGTGGTGGCGGAGTTCGCCACCGCCGAGGAGGCCCTGGCCGCTCCCTGGGAGGCCGAAGCGGTCCTTTTGGACCTGAACCTGCCCGGCATGGGGGGTCTTTCCGCCCTGCCGGGCCTTGCCCAGCGGGGCAAGGTGCTGGTGGTCTCCATGCACGACGAGCCCGCCTACGTGGCCCGGGCCTTCCAGTTCGGGGCCAAGGGGTACCTGCCCAAGCACGCCCTGGACCAGGAGCTCCTCGAGGCCCTGGACCGCCTGGGAAAGGGCCTCCGCTACCTGCACCCGAGCCTCACCGAAGCCCTCCTAGCGGGCCAGGCCACCCTGGGGCCCGAGGTCCTTTCGGAAAGGGAGAAGGCGGTAGTAGCCCTCCTGGCCCAGGGCTACTCCCTCTCCCAGGTGGCCGAGCGGTTGGGGGTCTCCGTAAAGACCGCCTCCACCTACAAGGGACGGGCCATGAACAAGCTGGGCCTTATGGACACGCCGGATTTGGTGCGCTGGGCCCGGGAGCACGGCCTGGCCTGA
- a CDS encoding TorD/DmsD family molecular chaperone produces MELLGWVTASLFAPPGEALFRELAAGTLEEALEELTGHPVALPRVPQGELQSAYTALFVTHPEGLPAPPYASYALDGELFGPSYHRLLEIYREGGLEVRESWRDLPDHLTAVGEAIAFLSPKRPDLAKRLVQEFLSPWLRRFGQAVKTHDPTRFYAALVDLLEEAIHAKTGVSEA; encoded by the coding sequence ATGGAACTCCTGGGCTGGGTTACCGCAAGCCTTTTCGCCCCACCGGGCGAAGCCCTCTTCCGGGAGCTGGCCGCGGGTACCCTCGAGGAGGCCTTGGAAGAGCTCACCGGCCACCCCGTGGCCCTGCCGCGGGTGCCGCAGGGCGAGCTCCAGTCTGCCTACACCGCCCTCTTCGTCACCCATCCTGAGGGCCTCCCCGCCCCCCCTTACGCCAGCTACGCCCTGGACGGGGAGCTTTTTGGCCCCTCGTACCACCGCCTCCTGGAGATTTACCGGGAGGGGGGCCTCGAGGTGCGGGAATCCTGGCGCGACCTCCCCGACCACCTGACGGCGGTAGGGGAGGCCATCGCTTTCCTGAGCCCCAAGCGCCCCGACCTGGCCAAGCGGTTGGTGCAGGAGTTCCTCTCCCCATGGCTCAGGCGATTCGGGCAAGCGGTGAAGACCCACGACCCCACCAGGTTCTACGCCGCCCTGGTGGACCTACTGGAGGAGGCCATCCATGCAAAGACGGGAGTTTCTGAAGCTTAG
- the ribF gene encoding riboflavin biosynthesis protein RibF, protein MLFFEVADVPKGAKVVAVGSFDGVHLGHQYLLHQALAEAKGLHQPLLVYTFDPPTKVFTRGEGFLMDLTEKVEALKALGVELILAVAFNEAFAQREAGEFLEDLRRLGASRIYVGEDFRFGKGRKGNLEDLAQVAPVRTVPLLSLGGEPVKSSRIRALLQEGRVEEARHLLGRPYGAYGVVVEGDRLGRKLGFPTANLAVHPQKILPPGVFAVEAQGSFGRYKGVANVGTRPTVNGTERRLEVHLLGFAGELYGEEMRVSFLKRLREERRFGSLEELRTQIAKDVALARSYFGL, encoded by the coding sequence ATGCTTTTCTTCGAGGTCGCTGACGTCCCCAAGGGGGCCAAGGTGGTGGCGGTGGGCTCCTTCGACGGGGTACACCTGGGCCACCAGTACTTGCTCCACCAAGCTCTGGCTGAGGCCAAGGGCCTCCACCAGCCCCTTCTGGTCTACACCTTTGACCCCCCCACCAAGGTCTTCACCCGGGGAGAGGGGTTCCTGATGGACCTCACGGAAAAGGTGGAGGCCCTAAAGGCCCTCGGGGTGGAGCTGATCCTGGCGGTGGCCTTTAACGAAGCCTTCGCCCAAAGGGAGGCGGGGGAGTTCCTGGAGGACCTCAGGCGGCTTGGGGCCAGCCGCATCTACGTGGGGGAGGACTTCCGCTTCGGCAAGGGACGGAAGGGGAACCTCGAGGACCTGGCCCAGGTGGCCCCCGTGCGCACCGTCCCCCTTCTGAGCCTGGGGGGAGAGCCGGTGAAATCTAGCCGCATCCGCGCCCTTCTGCAAGAGGGCCGGGTGGAGGAGGCCCGCCACCTCCTGGGCCGGCCCTATGGGGCTTACGGGGTGGTGGTGGAAGGGGACAGGCTTGGGAGGAAACTGGGCTTCCCCACCGCCAACCTGGCGGTTCATCCCCAGAAGATCCTCCCTCCGGGCGTGTTTGCCGTGGAGGCCCAAGGATCCTTCGGCCGCTACAAGGGGGTAGCCAACGTGGGCACGAGGCCCACGGTAAACGGCACGGAAAGGCGCCTCGAGGTCCACCTCCTGGGTTTTGCTGGGGAGCTTTACGGGGAGGAGATGCGGGTCTCGTTCCTGAAGCGCCTGCGGGAGGAAAGGCGCTTCGGGAGCCTAGAGGAACTCAGGACCCAGATCGCCAAGGATGTGGCCTTGGCCCGAAGCTACTTCGGCCTCTAG
- a CDS encoding NUDIX domain-containing protein, producing MDRTYLYRGRILSLALEGRYEIVEHKPAVAIVAVRDGKMLFVRQHRPAVGLTPLEIPAGLIEPGEDPLEAARRELAEETGLTGDLAPLFSYYVSPGFTDEKTHVFLASNLRETQAVPDEDEEIEVVWLEPEKALEMHRRGEVEFSATGLVGVLYYHAFLRGR from the coding sequence GTGGACCGCACCTACCTGTACCGGGGCCGCATCCTGAGCCTGGCCCTGGAAGGCCGTTACGAGATCGTGGAGCACAAGCCGGCGGTGGCCATCGTGGCCGTGCGGGATGGGAAGATGCTCTTCGTGCGCCAGCACCGGCCGGCGGTGGGCCTTACCCCCCTGGAGATCCCGGCGGGGCTTATAGAACCTGGGGAGGACCCCCTGGAGGCCGCTCGCCGGGAGCTGGCCGAGGAAACTGGGCTTACGGGGGACCTTGCGCCCCTTTTCAGCTACTACGTCTCCCCGGGCTTCACCGACGAAAAGACCCACGTCTTCTTGGCCAGCAACCTCAGGGAAACCCAGGCCGTGCCGGACGAAGACGAGGAGATCGAGGTGGTCTGGCTGGAGCCAGAAAAGGCCCTAGAGATGCACCGGAGGGGCGAGGTGGAGTTCTCCGCCACCGGCCTGGTGGGCGTGCTCTACTACCATGCTTTTCTTCGAGGTCGCTGA
- the rpoD gene encoding RNA polymerase sigma factor RpoD, giving the protein MAPEATGPLQGSYLEEAPEEPHLEGEEPDLAPEIFLEEALDPMADEGYLEADALLLPEEGSSPDYLGEELFEEEEELALPKVSTSDPVRQYLHEIGQVPLLTLEEEIELARKVEEGMEAIKKLSEATGLDQDLIREVVRAKILGTARISQIPGLREKLDPKTVDEVDAKLKSLPKELKRYLHLAREGEAARQHLIEANLRLVVSIAKKYTGRGLSFLDLIQEGNQGLIRAVEKFEYKRRFKFSTYATWWIRQAINRAIADQARTIRIPVHMVETINKLSRTARQLQQELGREPTYEEIAEAMGPGWDAKRVEETLKIAQEPVSLETPIGDEKDSFYGDFIPDENLPSPVDAAAQSLLAEELEKALSKLSEREAMVLKLRKGLIDGREHTLEEVGAYFGVTRERIRQIENKALRKLKYHESRTRKLRDFLD; this is encoded by the coding sequence ATGGCGCCTGAGGCCACGGGACCCCTCCAAGGGAGCTACCTAGAGGAGGCTCCGGAAGAACCCCACCTCGAGGGGGAGGAGCCCGACCTCGCCCCCGAGATCTTCCTGGAGGAAGCCCTGGATCCCATGGCAGACGAGGGTTACCTGGAAGCGGACGCCCTCCTCCTTCCCGAGGAAGGCTCCTCTCCGGACTACCTGGGCGAGGAGCTCTTCGAGGAAGAGGAGGAATTGGCCCTGCCCAAGGTTTCCACCTCCGACCCCGTGCGTCAGTACCTGCACGAAATCGGCCAGGTCCCCCTTCTCACCCTGGAGGAGGAAATCGAGCTGGCCAGGAAGGTGGAGGAGGGGATGGAAGCCATCAAAAAGCTCTCCGAGGCCACGGGGCTGGACCAGGACCTGATCCGGGAGGTGGTGCGGGCCAAGATCCTGGGTACGGCCCGCATCAGCCAGATTCCTGGCCTCAGGGAAAAGCTGGATCCCAAGACGGTGGACGAGGTGGATGCTAAGCTGAAAAGCCTCCCCAAGGAGCTTAAGCGCTACCTGCACCTCGCCCGCGAGGGGGAGGCCGCCAGGCAGCACCTCATAGAGGCCAACCTGAGGCTGGTGGTGTCCATCGCCAAGAAGTACACCGGCCGCGGGCTCTCCTTCCTGGACCTGATCCAGGAAGGGAACCAGGGCCTCATCCGGGCCGTGGAAAAGTTCGAGTACAAACGGCGCTTCAAGTTCTCCACCTACGCCACCTGGTGGATCCGCCAGGCCATCAACCGGGCCATCGCCGACCAGGCCCGCACCATCCGCATCCCCGTCCACATGGTGGAGACCATCAACAAGCTCTCCCGCACCGCCCGGCAACTCCAGCAGGAGCTGGGCCGCGAGCCCACCTACGAGGAGATCGCCGAGGCCATGGGCCCGGGCTGGGACGCCAAGCGGGTAGAGGAAACCCTCAAGATCGCCCAGGAACCGGTTTCCCTGGAAACCCCCATCGGGGACGAAAAGGACAGCTTCTACGGGGACTTCATCCCCGACGAGAACCTTCCCTCCCCCGTGGACGCCGCCGCCCAGAGCCTCCTGGCCGAGGAGCTGGAAAAGGCCCTCTCCAAGCTTTCCGAGCGCGAGGCCATGGTGCTGAAGCTCCGCAAGGGGCTCATCGACGGGCGGGAGCACACCCTGGAGGAGGTGGGGGCCTACTTCGGGGTCACCCGGGAGCGCATCCGCCAGATTGAGAACAAGGCCCTCAGGAAACTCAAGTACCACGAGTCCCGCACCCGGAAGCTTCGGGACTTCCTGGATTAG
- a CDS encoding molybdopterin-dependent oxidoreductase, with amino-acid sequence MQRREFLKLSALGAGALALRGSAPAKAAPTPWYNREVKTVYQICEGCFWRCGIVTHAVGNRVYKVEGYEANPKSRGRLCPRGQGMPQTTYDPDRLKRPLIRVEGSERGEGKYRVATWEEALDYVAKKMLEIKEKYGPEAIAFFGHGTGDSWFVDFLPAAWGSPNAAKPSVSICTAPREVASQWIFGRPIGGHEPIDWENARYIVLIGHHIGEDTHNTQLQDFSLAMKNGAKLVVVDPRHSTAAAKAHRWLPIKPGTDTALLLAWIHVLIYENLYDKEYVERYTTGFEELKSHVKDLTPEWAEKHTEIPAETIRQVAREMAAHKPKAVLPPTRHTVWYGDDTYRMMALYYVNVLLGNYGRPGGFYIAQSPYLEKYPTPPLPLEPAAGGCSGPAGGDHEPEGFKPRADKGKFFARTTAIQELIEPMITGEPYPIRGLIAYGINLFHSIPNVPRTKEALKNLDLYVAIDVLPQEHVMWADVILPEATYLERYDDLVAVAHKTPFIQLRVPAHDPLFDTKPGWWIARELGLRLGLGEFFPWQTIEEYLDTRLQSIGFDLETLKGMGTLVQKGKPWLEDWEKEGRLPFGTPSGKIELYCQAFKEAGHFPLPVFTPPEEPPEGYYRLLYGRSPVHTFARTQNNWVLMEMDPENEVWIHREEAKKLGLKNGDYVRLVNQDGVKEGPVRVKATERIRKDCVYLVHGFGHKAPLMKVAHGRGASDSYLQTRYKLDPISGGAGLRVNFVKPEKAEKPKLPALTSLAKRPFDERRV; translated from the coding sequence ATGCAAAGACGGGAGTTTCTGAAGCTTAGCGCCCTAGGAGCGGGGGCCCTGGCCTTGAGGGGCAGCGCCCCCGCCAAGGCGGCGCCGACCCCCTGGTACAACCGGGAGGTCAAGACGGTCTACCAGATCTGCGAAGGGTGCTTCTGGCGCTGCGGCATCGTGACCCACGCGGTGGGCAACCGGGTCTACAAGGTGGAGGGCTACGAGGCCAACCCCAAAAGCCGGGGCCGCCTCTGCCCCCGGGGCCAGGGCATGCCCCAGACCACCTACGACCCCGACCGCTTGAAGCGGCCCCTGATCCGGGTGGAAGGGAGTGAGCGGGGCGAGGGCAAGTACCGGGTGGCCACCTGGGAGGAAGCCTTGGACTACGTGGCCAAAAAGATGCTGGAGATCAAGGAGAAGTACGGCCCGGAGGCCATCGCCTTCTTCGGCCACGGCACCGGGGACTCCTGGTTCGTGGACTTCCTTCCCGCCGCCTGGGGTAGCCCCAACGCCGCCAAGCCCTCGGTCTCCATCTGCACCGCTCCCCGGGAGGTGGCTTCCCAGTGGATCTTCGGCCGCCCCATCGGCGGGCACGAGCCCATCGACTGGGAAAACGCCCGCTACATCGTCCTCATCGGCCACCACATCGGGGAGGATACCCACAACACCCAGCTCCAGGACTTCTCCCTAGCCATGAAGAACGGGGCCAAGCTGGTGGTGGTGGACCCCCGGCACTCCACCGCCGCGGCCAAGGCCCACCGCTGGCTTCCCATCAAGCCGGGCACGGACACCGCCTTGCTCCTCGCCTGGATCCACGTGCTTATTTACGAGAACCTTTACGACAAAGAGTATGTGGAGAGGTACACCACGGGCTTTGAAGAGCTCAAGAGCCACGTGAAGGACCTCACCCCCGAGTGGGCGGAAAAGCACACGGAAATCCCCGCGGAAACCATCCGCCAGGTGGCCCGGGAGATGGCGGCCCACAAGCCCAAGGCGGTCCTCCCCCCTACCCGGCACACCGTCTGGTACGGGGACGACACCTACCGGATGATGGCCCTCTACTACGTGAACGTCCTCCTGGGGAACTACGGGCGGCCGGGCGGGTTCTACATCGCCCAAAGCCCCTACCTGGAGAAGTACCCCACCCCGCCCCTCCCCCTGGAGCCGGCGGCAGGGGGTTGCTCGGGCCCAGCGGGAGGCGATCATGAACCCGAAGGGTTTAAACCCCGGGCCGACAAGGGGAAGTTCTTCGCCCGCACCACCGCCATCCAGGAGCTCATCGAGCCCATGATCACCGGGGAACCCTACCCCATCCGGGGGCTCATCGCCTACGGGATCAACCTCTTCCACTCCATCCCCAACGTGCCCCGCACCAAGGAGGCCCTCAAGAACCTGGACCTCTACGTGGCCATCGACGTGCTTCCCCAAGAACACGTGATGTGGGCCGACGTGATCCTGCCCGAGGCCACCTACCTGGAACGCTACGACGACCTGGTGGCTGTGGCCCACAAGACCCCCTTCATCCAGCTTCGGGTTCCCGCCCACGACCCTCTCTTTGACACCAAGCCCGGCTGGTGGATCGCCCGGGAGCTGGGCCTCCGCCTGGGCCTGGGGGAGTTCTTCCCCTGGCAGACCATCGAGGAGTACCTGGACACCCGCCTGCAGAGCATCGGCTTTGACCTGGAAACCCTGAAGGGCATGGGCACCCTGGTGCAGAAGGGCAAACCCTGGCTGGAGGACTGGGAGAAGGAGGGCCGGCTCCCCTTCGGCACCCCCTCGGGGAAGATCGAGCTCTACTGCCAGGCCTTCAAGGAGGCGGGGCACTTCCCCCTGCCCGTCTTCACCCCTCCGGAGGAGCCCCCTGAGGGGTATTACCGCCTCCTCTACGGCAGAAGCCCCGTGCACACCTTCGCCCGCACCCAGAACAACTGGGTCCTCATGGAGATGGACCCAGAAAACGAGGTCTGGATCCACCGCGAGGAGGCCAAGAAGCTGGGCCTGAAAAACGGGGACTACGTGAGGCTGGTGAACCAGGACGGGGTCAAGGAAGGCCCGGTGCGGGTGAAGGCCACGGAACGGATACGCAAGGACTGCGTCTACCTCGTCCACGGCTTCGGCCACAAAGCCCCCCTCATGAAGGTCGCCCACGGGCGGGGGGCCTCCGACAGCTACCTGCAGACCCGCTACAAGCTGGACCCCATTTCGGGTGGAGCGGGCCTAAGGGTGAACTTCGTCAAGCCAGAAAAGGCCGAGAAGCCAAAGCTGCCCGCCCTGACCTCGCTGGCCAAACGGCCCTTTGACGAAAGGAGGGTGTGA
- a CDS encoding sensor histidine kinase: MDCVGLAEALVGARGRQEVFRRALAALEEAGVIRCGEAYWVGEGLSLFQMQACRTTCPLVARSRALAEEALKRGERVEEGTLVALPVRLGERTLAVVVLSLEEGQKAPEALPALLLLALKRPGMELAGRLLTTQEEERRRVGRELHDGVGSLLTAALLTLKVAEKRPEKLAEARTRVAEALEEVRRLSRELRMPLLDDLGLEEALKRYLEAFAKNGLQVEAHLEVPSLPKEKEVALFRVVQEALTNVLRHARAQRVRVRLWPEGDRLFGVVEDDGVGFDPEKTPASVGFLGMQERIQSLGGSFAVHSAPGQGTRVEFGVPL; the protein is encoded by the coding sequence GTGGACTGCGTGGGTCTGGCCGAGGCCTTGGTGGGTGCCCGGGGACGGCAGGAGGTGTTCCGCCGAGCCCTGGCCGCCCTGGAGGAGGCGGGGGTCATCCGCTGCGGCGAGGCCTACTGGGTGGGCGAGGGCCTTAGCCTCTTCCAGATGCAGGCTTGCCGCACCACCTGCCCTCTGGTGGCCCGATCCCGTGCCCTGGCGGAGGAGGCCCTGAAGCGGGGGGAGCGGGTGGAGGAGGGCACCCTTGTGGCCCTGCCCGTGCGCCTGGGAGAGCGGACCCTGGCGGTGGTGGTCCTGAGCCTGGAGGAGGGCCAGAAGGCCCCCGAGGCCCTGCCTGCCCTCCTCCTCCTGGCCCTGAAGCGCCCGGGGATGGAGCTGGCGGGAAGACTCCTCACCACCCAAGAGGAGGAAAGGCGCCGGGTGGGCCGGGAGCTCCACGACGGGGTGGGAAGCCTCCTCACCGCCGCCCTCCTCACCTTGAAGGTGGCGGAGAAGCGCCCCGAGAAGCTCGCCGAGGCCCGCACGCGGGTGGCGGAGGCCCTGGAGGAGGTGCGGCGGCTTTCCCGGGAGCTCCGCATGCCCCTCCTGGACGACCTGGGCCTGGAGGAAGCCCTAAAACGTTACCTGGAAGCCTTCGCTAAAAACGGCCTCCAGGTGGAGGCCCACCTGGAGGTACCATCCCTTCCCAAAGAGAAGGAGGTGGCCCTCTTCCGGGTGGTGCAGGAAGCCCTCACCAACGTCCTGCGCCACGCCCGGGCCCAGCGGGTTCGGGTGCGCCTCTGGCCCGAGGGGGACCGGCTCTTCGGGGTGGTGGAAGACGACGGGGTAGGCTTCGACCCGGAGAAGACCCCGGCCTCCGTGGGCTTCCTGGGCATGCAGGAGCGCATCCAAAGCCTAGGGGGAAGTTTCGCCGTGCATAGCGCCCCCGGCCAGGGCACGCGGGTGGAGTTCGGGGTGCCCCTATGA
- a CDS encoding aspartate kinase yields the protein MSLVVQKYGGTSVGDLERIHKVAQRIAHYREKGHRLAVVVSAMGHTTDELIALAKRVNPRPPFRELDLLTTTGEQVSVALLSMQLWAMGIPARGFVQHQIGIRTDGRYGDARILEVNPNRIQEALDQGYVAVIAGFMGTTPEGEITTLGRGGSDTTAVAIAAALGAKECEIYTDTEGVYTTDPHLIPEARKLEAIGYDQMLEMAALGARVLHPRAVYYAKRYGVVLHVRSSFSYNPGTLVKEVNMEMGKVVTGAALDLDHAQIGLIGIPDQPGIAAKVFQALAERGIAVDMIIQGVPGHDPSRQQMAFTVKKDFAQEALEALEPVLAEIGGEALLRPDIAKVSIVGVGLASAPEIPARMFQAVASTGANIEMIATSEVRISVIIPAQYAEAALRAVHQAFELDKP from the coding sequence GTGTCCCTGGTCGTGCAAAAATATGGCGGCACCTCCGTGGGCGACCTGGAGCGCATCCACAAGGTGGCCCAGCGCATCGCTCACTACCGGGAGAAGGGGCATAGGCTGGCGGTGGTGGTTTCGGCCATGGGCCACACCACCGACGAGCTCATCGCCCTGGCCAAGCGGGTGAACCCGAGACCTCCCTTCCGAGAGCTGGACCTCCTCACCACCACCGGGGAGCAGGTTTCCGTGGCCCTTCTTTCCATGCAGCTTTGGGCCATGGGCATCCCCGCCCGGGGTTTCGTGCAGCACCAGATCGGCATCCGCACCGATGGCCGCTATGGGGACGCCCGCATCCTCGAGGTGAACCCCAACCGGATCCAGGAGGCCCTGGACCAGGGGTATGTGGCGGTGATCGCCGGCTTCATGGGCACCACCCCCGAGGGGGAGATCACCACCTTGGGCCGGGGGGGGTCGGACACCACCGCCGTGGCCATCGCCGCTGCTTTGGGGGCCAAGGAGTGCGAGATCTACACGGACACGGAAGGGGTCTACACCACGGACCCCCACCTGATTCCCGAGGCCCGGAAGCTTGAGGCGATCGGCTACGACCAGATGCTGGAGATGGCCGCCTTGGGGGCCAGGGTCCTCCACCCCCGGGCGGTGTACTATGCCAAGCGCTACGGGGTGGTGCTCCACGTGCGCAGTAGCTTTTCCTATAACCCCGGTACCCTGGTGAAGGAGGTCAACATGGAAATGGGCAAGGTGGTAACGGGTGCGGCCTTGGATCTGGACCACGCCCAGATCGGGCTTATCGGTATCCCTGACCAGCCGGGGATCGCCGCCAAGGTCTTCCAGGCCCTGGCCGAGCGCGGGATCGCCGTGGACATGATCATTCAGGGGGTTCCCGGACACGATCCTTCCCGGCAGCAGATGGCCTTCACCGTGAAGAAGGATTTTGCCCAGGAGGCCCTCGAGGCCCTGGAGCCCGTTTTGGCCGAGATTGGGGGGGAGGCCCTTCTCCGCCCCGACATCGCCAAGGTGTCCATCGTGGGGGTAGGTTTGGCCTCGGCCCCGGAGATCCCCGCCAGGATGTTCCAGGCGGTGGCCTCCACCGGGGCCAACATCGAGATGATCGCCACCAGCGAGGTGCGCATCTCCGTCATCATCCCTGCCCAGTACGCGGAGGCCGCCTTAAGGGCGGTACACCAGGCCTTTGAGCTGGATAAGCCCTGA
- a CDS encoding 2'-5' RNA ligase family protein, which yields MYGVLVWPPEDLRRFLETLQVLHGVRGFGPPHLNLRQPFDWPYEEEALRIALAGILRGHAPFRLRLGGWGYFPQGVVYLRAYGGTPFRRLYHALEPLAPPLKEIEGPSYLPHITLALGLSEEEARRLAQELPAPQRRSFLVKEVALVRDEDEGHLLEVARFPLGVGRSLG from the coding sequence GTGTATGGGGTGTTGGTGTGGCCCCCCGAGGACCTGCGGCGTTTTCTGGAGACGCTTCAGGTCCTTCACGGCGTCAGGGGCTTTGGCCCCCCGCACCTTAACCTGCGCCAGCCCTTTGACTGGCCCTATGAGGAGGAGGCCTTGAGGATCGCCCTTGCGGGCATTCTTCGGGGGCACGCCCCCTTTCGCCTGCGCCTCGGGGGATGGGGGTATTTCCCCCAGGGGGTGGTTTACCTGAGGGCCTACGGGGGCACTCCCTTCCGGCGCCTCTACCACGCCCTGGAACCCCTGGCCCCGCCCCTGAAGGAGATCGAGGGGCCCAGCTACCTGCCCCACATCACCTTGGCCCTGGGGCTATCCGAGGAGGAGGCAAGGAGGCTGGCGCAAGAGCTTCCCGCTCCCCAAAGGCGCTCCTTCTTGGTGAAGGAAGTGGCCTTGGTGCGGGATGAAGACGAGGGCCACCTCCTGGAGGTGGCCCGTTTCCCCCTCGGTGTGGGGCGGAGTCTTGGCTAA